The Streptomyces noursei ATCC 11455 sequence GAGCGGATCGGCCGTGGCGGCATGGGCACGGTGTGGCGGGTGCAGGACGAGGTCCTGGGCCGCCAGGTGGCGCTGAAGCGGCTGCACGCGCAACCGCAGATGTCCGACGACGAGCTCGCCACGCTCTACGAGCGGATGCGCCGTGAGGCGCGCAGTGCCGCCCGGATCGTGCATCCCAACGTGGTCGTGGTCCACGACGTCGTGGACGACGCGGGCCAACCCTGCATCGTCATGGAGTATGTGCCGGCCGTCACGCTCAGCGATCTCCTCGGGCGGCACGGAACCATTCCGCCGGCGGAGGCGGCCCGCATCGGGTTGGCCATGGTCGCCGCCCTGAGGGCCGCGCACGCCGCGGGCGTACTGCATCGCGACGTCAAGCCGGGCAACGTCATGCTCGGTGCCGAGGGCCGGGTGGTGCTCACCGACTTCGGCATCGCGATGACCGCCGACGCCTCGACCCTGACCAAGACCGGCGAGATGGTGGGGTCCATCCTCTACATGGCGCCGGAACGCATACGCGGGCGGAAGCCCGGACCGGCTTCGGACCTGTGGGCACTGGGCGCGACGCTGTATCAGGCGGTGGAGGGTCGGCCGCCGTTCCACCGGCCCACCGCGATGGAGGCCGCGTACGCCATCGCCGTCGACCCGCTGGAGCCCATGAGGCGGGCCGGTCCACTGGAACCGCTCATCTCGGCCTTGCTGTCCAAGGATCCGGACGAACGGCCGTCGGCGGAGCAGACCGGACGGGCCCTGCGGTCCGCACGATTCGGGGAATCGGCCGCCCCGACCGCACCGTCCGTACCGACCGCGGTGACTGGGCCGACCGTGGCGCCTGGGACGACCACCGTGACTGGGCCGACGGCCGTGCCTGGGCCGACCACGGTGACCGGGGTGACCGGACCGGCCGTGGCCTCGTCCCCGGATTCCGCTGCGGGCCCGTCCGTCGGCCAGGACGGCAAGGTCCCGGCTCGGCCCTCGGGCACGGAGGACGAGACGGTGCCGAGCGACCCCGCCCGGATCGATGGCGGCGGGGACCGGCGGCGGGGCGGCAGACGCCGCGTTCTCGTCACGACCACCGTCACCGTGACGGCAGCGGCCACGGCCATCACGGGTGCGCTCTACGCGACCTCCGACCGGGGTACTGACACACCCGCCGCCGGCGTCCCGAAGGACCCCTCAGCGGTCGCGTCCTCGTCCGCGCCACCGCCCATGCCCGAAGGTTTCCACCAGGTCAGTGGGATCGGCGCCGCCTTCCGTGTGCCGGACGACTGGAAGATCATCAAGCAGTCGGG is a genomic window containing:
- a CDS encoding serine/threonine-protein kinase produces the protein MVRRRLRRRESGRSGGGQAVSDEGRLIAGRYRLIERIGRGGMGTVWRVQDEVLGRQVALKRLHAQPQMSDDELATLYERMRREARSAARIVHPNVVVVHDVVDDAGQPCIVMEYVPAVTLSDLLGRHGTIPPAEAARIGLAMVAALRAAHAAGVLHRDVKPGNVMLGAEGRVVLTDFGIAMTADASTLTKTGEMVGSILYMAPERIRGRKPGPASDLWALGATLYQAVEGRPPFHRPTAMEAAYAIAVDPLEPMRRAGPLEPLISALLSKDPDERPSAEQTGRALRSARFGESAAPTAPSVPTAVTGPTVAPGTTTVTGPTAVPGPTTVTGVTGPAVASSPDSAAGPSVGQDGKVPARPSGTEDETVPSDPARIDGGGDRRRGGRRRVLVTTTVTVTAAATAITGALYATSDRGTDTPAAGVPKDPSAVASSSAPPPMPEGFHQVSGIGAAFRVPDDWKIIKQSGESVTYGDKSGRAGLTVGMVEPAGSNPMPHFTDMETNTKVNYHVYRRLRMQQTAFRGQPAVVWEFTFQGRARSYRGIKLGFGREGGREYDIYLSAPETEWDTYRPVFDKVTDAFAPIGR